From Brassica oleracea var. oleracea cultivar TO1000 chromosome C3, BOL, whole genome shotgun sequence, a single genomic window includes:
- the LOC106331143 gene encoding uncharacterized protein LOC106331143, with protein MAKQWEEHADLARACLEKSRKRMKKWADEKRRPSEYSVGDLVLVKLLPQQFKAFRSLHKGLIRRYEGPIEIVGKVGKVSYRLDLPDTLKIHPFFHVSMLKPYHADEDDQTRGVLTRAPPVVTKSYDKEIEEVLASKEVRKRGVPRQTHLNKTQARFT; from the coding sequence ATGGCTAAGCAGTGGGAAGAACATGCTGACCTTGCCCGGGCATGTTTGGAAAAATCCCGAAAACGGATGAAGAAATGGGCAGATGAGAAGAGACGGCCTTCGGAGTACTCAGTGGGCGACCTTGTACTTGTGAAATTACTTCCACAACAGTTCAAGGCATTCCGGAGCCTACACAAAGGCTTGATCCGGAGGTACGAAGGACCAATCGAGATAGTTGGGAAGGTGGGAAAGGTTTCCTACCGACTTGACCTACCGGATACACTTAAGATCCATCCGTTCTTTCATGTGAGCATGTTGAAACCGTACCATGCTGATGAGGACGACCAAACCCGAGGAGTTTTGACTCGAGCACCACCCGTGGTGACTAAGTCTTATGACAAAGAGATCGAAGAGGTGCTGGCGTCCAAGGAAGTGAGGAAGCGGGGAGTCCCGAGACAGACCCATTTAAACAAGACCCAAGCCCGCTTTACTTAG
- the LOC106331144 gene encoding uncharacterized protein At4g04775-like codes for MSDSSSYTTGGGIRVRTPGIPIKCWCGERIKELISKTNLNPYRRYYRCRYAAQRKLENDNHIFKWVDKAFTDEIQHLDYQVRMLEEEVQVLKATITSGPKIMKGGCLILGLGVVVGILMYK; via the exons ATGTCCGATTCATCGTCTTATACGACCGGTGGTGGGATACGAGTAAGAACTCCGGGAATACCTATTAAGTGTTGGTGCGGAGAGCGCATCAAAGAGCTCATCTCTAAAACCAATCTAAATCCATATCGCCGGTATTATCGGTGTCGCTATGCGGCTCAAAGGAAG CTTGAGAACGACAATCACATCTTCAAATGGGTTGATAAAGCTTTCACTGATGAGATACAACATTTGGACTACCAAGTTCGAATGCTAGAAGAAGAAGTTCAAGTACTCAAAGCAACAATAACGAGTGGTCCCAAAATAATGAAAGGAGGTTGTCTTATTCTTGGTCTCGGTGTCGTTGTAGGAATTTTGATGTACAAGTAA